Within the Deinococcus cellulosilyticus NBRC 106333 = KACC 11606 genome, the region TGATCTCCTGTGGGTTCATGCGTTTTCCTCCTTCAGCAACCCTCTCAGGGATGCGTTTAAGGCCTGCCAGGATGCCGTGAGTTGCCCAAGCAGGGTTTCACCCTGGGCATTCAACTGGTAATAGCGTCTGGGTTGACCATCATCCGTGCGCCATTCGGACTGCAGATAACCCTGACCCTCGAGCCGACGCAGCAATGGATAGAGGGTTCCTTCTTCGATGGGAAGGTCATGGTGCGCAAGGGCCTGACGCAGGGAG harbors:
- a CDS encoding PadR family transcriptional regulator, whose product is MQEVPSPKLELEMRRGVLVLAVLSQLKKPQYGYSLRQALAHHDLPIEEGTLYPLLRRLEGQGYLQSEWRTDDGQPRRYYQLNAQGETLLGQLTASWQALNASLRGLLKEENA